A stretch of the Candidatus Neptunochlamydia vexilliferae genome encodes the following:
- the truB gene encoding tRNA pseudouridine(55) synthase TruB: MSDPKREGILLVDKEKGRTAFYLVKVLRKKSGIQKIGHAGILDPFATGVMVMLVGRPYTKISDRFLKDDKEYIATIRLGQATDTYDCDGQITEMSDHIPSFSDVEEAVSEFQGIIDQVPPMFSAKKVGGQKLYLLARKGIEIERKAVKVEVETTTLDYSYPELKIQVSCSKGTYIRSIANDLGNKLGCYGHLTALKRIRSGLFKIEDCIDAKSLSEPSFCYIPYLRKSV, encoded by the coding sequence ATGAGTGATCCGAAGCGCGAAGGAATTCTCCTCGTTGATAAAGAAAAGGGGCGGACCGCTTTCTACCTCGTTAAAGTCCTCAGAAAAAAATCGGGAATCCAAAAAATTGGTCATGCGGGAATTCTTGACCCCTTCGCGACGGGGGTGATGGTGATGCTTGTCGGCCGCCCCTACACCAAAATCTCTGACCGCTTCTTAAAAGATGATAAGGAATATATCGCTACGATCCGCCTGGGGCAAGCGACCGACACCTACGATTGCGATGGGCAGATCACCGAAATGAGCGACCATATCCCTTCCTTTTCCGATGTGGAGGAGGCGGTTTCAGAATTTCAAGGAATCATTGACCAGGTTCCTCCAATGTTTTCAGCTAAAAAAGTGGGAGGGCAAAAGCTCTACCTCCTCGCTCGCAAGGGGATAGAGATTGAGCGGAAGGCTGTTAAGGTGGAGGTGGAAACAACCACTCTCGATTATTCTTATCCCGAGCTAAAAATTCAGGTCTCTTGCTCTAAAGGGACCTATATCCGCTCGATTGCAAACGACTTAGGGAATAAGCTGGGGTGCTACGGCCACCTAACAGCACTGAAGCGGATCCGGAGCGGTCTTTTTAAAATAGAAGATTGCATTGACGCAAAATCCCTTTCCGAGCCATCCTTTTGCTATATCCCTTACCTAAGGAAGTCGGTATGA
- a CDS encoding nucleotidyl transferase AbiEii/AbiGii toxin family protein produces the protein MRKFDNHLLALSQENAPAASKEFHRVQILITPKTYVRIDLGFGDIVKAIDYPVNLSSTKKGPLFESTITLRCYPKEFIFAEKLETVLFRGESNSRMKDFHDLYSLIKFGKLSHKNTEEAIKLVFNHRNTSFKELPIRFKQTGLEQLEKGWSLYFRRLSPKSSTVLPPFLEQVIADLNEWLAQSTSLIK, from the coding sequence ATTAGAAAATTTGACAACCACCTATTAGCCCTTTCTCAGGAAAATGCCCCAGCCGCTTCCAAGGAGTTTCATAGAGTACAGATTTTAATCACACCCAAAACCTATGTCCGCATTGACCTAGGATTCGGTGATATTGTAAAAGCTATAGACTACCCAGTTAACCTCTCCTCCACAAAAAAAGGACCTTTATTTGAGAGCACGATTACCCTTCGGTGCTACCCCAAGGAGTTTATCTTTGCAGAAAAGCTGGAAACAGTCCTTTTTCGGGGGGAGAGTAACAGTCGCATGAAAGATTTCCATGATCTCTATTCACTGATTAAATTCGGTAAGCTTTCCCATAAAAATACAGAAGAAGCTATTAAGCTTGTGTTTAACCACAGAAACACTTCTTTTAAGGAGCTACCAATCCGCTTTAAACAAACCGGTTTAGAGCAACTTGAAAAAGGTTGGAGCTTATATTTTCGAAGGCTCTCCCCCAAAAGCTCGACAGTCTTGCCTCCCTTTTTGGAACAAGTCATTGCAGATCTTAATGAATGGCTTGCTCAAAGTACATCTCTAATCAAATAG
- a CDS encoding type IV toxin-antitoxin system AbiEi family antitoxin domain-containing protein, producing MKKSKYLKAFAALAKKPVFSAKDGRKVGIPARMLSYFCSKGWIERVGRGVYKVKDVEITQTIEWEDLAVTAMSIPDGVICLISALCYYDLTDEIMREFWIAIPHPTTSPKRENTRIVRMRNITIGQTTVKIGKQKVRIFDRERTIIDSFRYLDKEISLKALQVYLRADKSFKPNIKKLIEYARLFRVNITPYIMAMTV from the coding sequence ATGAAAAAGTCCAAATATTTAAAAGCTTTTGCAGCGTTAGCAAAGAAACCAGTATTCAGCGCTAAAGATGGTCGTAAGGTAGGCATCCCTGCTAGAATGTTAAGTTATTTTTGTTCAAAAGGATGGATTGAAAGAGTTGGCAGAGGGGTTTACAAAGTAAAAGATGTCGAAATCACCCAAACTATAGAGTGGGAAGATTTAGCAGTTACCGCAATGAGTATTCCAGATGGGGTGATTTGTTTGATTTCTGCTCTTTGTTATTATGATCTTACTGATGAAATAATGCGTGAGTTTTGGATTGCTATTCCCCATCCTACAACGTCTCCGAAAAGAGAAAATACGCGCATTGTACGAATGAGAAATATCACGATAGGTCAGACAACTGTTAAAATAGGTAAGCAAAAAGTAAGAATTTTTGATCGAGAAAGAACGATTATAGATTCTTTTCGTTATCTAGATAAGGAAATCTCCCTAAAAGCTCTACAAGTTTACTTAAGAGCCGATAAAAGTTTTAAGCCAAATATAAAAAAATTGATCGAATATGCTAGACTGTTTCGAGTAAACATTACCCCTTATATTATGGCCATGACAGTATGA
- the sctV gene encoding type III secretion system export apparatus subunit SctV, translating to MALADFLGGRKISDLLNRSSDVVLAAFVITIILMIIVPLPHAILDMLIGINLSVSVCLLMVSLYIQKAVHLSIFPSILLITTLFRLGIEIAATRQILLYADAGKIISAFGNLVVGGNFVVGGVIFLIITIVQFIVVTKGAERVAEVAARFTLDAMPGKQMSIDADLRSGTLDANQAREMRLALQKESQLYGAMDGALKFVKGDVIAGIVIAVINIVGGLVIGMVMHGLTAMESAKTYTLLSIGEGLVTQIPSLMISLTAGIVTTRVSSEKKGTNLGRDISSQIFSHSKGLILAGFVTFGMAWLKGFPTTVFLILTAVFSSVGIRNHLKEKKRATKTAAGTIGPTSVETDVEGHTVVGGGLDDYALTLPVIMEMGKSLSGLIRKEKGGTTFIDEMIPKMRHALYQDLGVRFPGVHVRTDSTTLDGNEYAIFLNEVPTVRGRIMDHAVLTNETEETLKRYNLPFTTSKNAVGQAALWVESRYIEVLKKAGIKYWKPLDVMVLHLSQFYKNYAAEFIGIQEVRAILEFVEKAFPDLVKEVTRLVPLQKLTEIFRRLVQEQVSIKDLRTILEALSEWAQTEKDTVLLTEYVRSSLKRYISYKYSLGQTTLAVYLLDPEIEDMIRGAIKQTSGGSYLALDPDSVQLILHAMRGVIVPTPPGGQPPVLLTAIDVRRFARKLIEGDFPDLPVVSYQEIVPEVRIQPLGRIQLT from the coding sequence ATGGCACTTGCAGACTTCCTAGGCGGTAGGAAAATTTCAGATCTTCTCAATCGATCCAGCGATGTGGTCCTTGCGGCCTTCGTCATCACGATCATCTTGATGATCATCGTCCCCCTTCCCCATGCCATTCTCGATATGCTCATCGGGATCAACTTAAGCGTCTCCGTCTGTCTCCTCATGGTCTCTCTCTATATCCAAAAAGCGGTCCACCTTTCGATTTTCCCTTCCATTTTGCTCATTACGACCCTCTTCCGTCTCGGAATTGAGATCGCTGCCACGCGGCAAATCCTCCTCTATGCCGATGCTGGAAAGATCATCAGCGCTTTTGGAAACCTCGTTGTTGGAGGAAACTTTGTCGTCGGGGGTGTAATCTTCCTGATCATCACCATCGTCCAGTTCATCGTTGTGACAAAGGGTGCTGAGCGGGTCGCTGAAGTTGCCGCCCGTTTTACCTTGGATGCGATGCCTGGTAAGCAGATGAGTATCGACGCCGACCTCAGAAGCGGAACCCTAGACGCCAACCAAGCCCGTGAAATGCGTCTTGCTCTTCAAAAAGAAAGCCAACTCTATGGTGCCATGGATGGTGCCTTGAAGTTCGTTAAAGGAGATGTCATCGCCGGTATTGTCATCGCGGTGATCAATATCGTTGGGGGGCTTGTGATCGGAATGGTCATGCATGGGCTGACCGCTATGGAGTCTGCAAAGACCTATACCCTCCTTTCTATTGGAGAAGGACTTGTTACCCAGATCCCCTCCCTCATGATCTCATTAACCGCCGGTATTGTCACCACGCGGGTTTCAAGCGAAAAAAAGGGGACCAACCTGGGGCGGGATATCTCTTCCCAAATCTTCTCCCACTCGAAAGGTCTTATTTTAGCGGGATTTGTGACCTTTGGAATGGCATGGCTTAAAGGTTTCCCTACAACCGTCTTCTTAATTCTAACAGCTGTCTTCTCCTCCGTAGGAATCCGCAACCACCTCAAAGAAAAAAAACGGGCTACCAAAACAGCCGCAGGAACAATTGGTCCCACCAGCGTCGAAACCGACGTTGAAGGACACACCGTGGTCGGTGGAGGACTCGATGACTACGCCCTCACCCTCCCCGTCATTATGGAAATGGGAAAAAGTCTTTCAGGGCTGATACGGAAAGAAAAAGGGGGAACGACCTTTATCGATGAAATGATCCCCAAGATGCGTCATGCCCTTTATCAAGACCTCGGGGTCCGCTTCCCCGGTGTCCATGTCCGGACCGACTCGACAACTCTCGATGGAAATGAGTATGCGATCTTCCTCAATGAAGTCCCAACGGTGCGCGGGCGGATCATGGACCACGCCGTCCTGACCAACGAAACTGAAGAGACCTTAAAGCGGTACAACCTCCCCTTCACCACCTCGAAAAATGCCGTGGGGCAAGCAGCCCTTTGGGTCGAAAGCCGCTACATTGAGGTGCTAAAAAAAGCAGGGATCAAATATTGGAAGCCCCTTGATGTGATGGTCCTCCACCTCTCCCAGTTCTATAAAAACTATGCTGCTGAATTCATCGGGATCCAAGAGGTGCGAGCGATTCTAGAGTTTGTCGAAAAAGCCTTCCCTGATCTGGTCAAAGAGGTGACCCGACTCGTTCCCCTCCAAAAGTTGACCGAGATCTTCCGACGCCTTGTTCAAGAACAGGTGTCGATCAAAGACCTCCGCACCATCTTAGAAGCGTTAAGCGAATGGGCCCAAACCGAAAAAGATACGGTCCTCCTAACCGAATATGTCCGCTCCTCGCTGAAGCGCTACATCAGCTACAAATACTCCCTTGGGCAAACGACCCTTGCGGTCTATCTTCTCGATCCTGAGATCGAAGATATGATCCGAGGAGCGATTAAGCAAACCTCGGGCGGCTCTTACCTTGCCCTCGATCCCGACTCGGTCCAACTCATCCTCCATGCGATGCGGGGTGTCATTGTACCGACCCCTCCAGGAGGACAACCCCCCGTCCTTCTCACCGCGATCGATGTCCGCCGCTTTGCCCGCAAGCTGATCGAAGGAGACTTCCCCGACCTCCCCGTCGTCTCCTATCAGGAGATCGTCCCCGAGGTCCGGATCCAGCCTCTCGGCCGCATCCAACTCACCTGA
- a CDS encoding nucleotidyl transferase AbiEii/AbiGii toxin family protein — MKSIEQSIKEKIKVLAKERNTPFSQLWRNLILERFLTRLCKSPFRSKFILKGGTLLAKYLPIGRETKDLDFFVDNLSLQSLAVTNAIKEICQIDLQDHFMFELVKAEPLTHPDKPYPGTYLQLLAKFGATKTYGV; from the coding sequence ATGAAGTCTATAGAACAATCGATCAAAGAAAAAATCAAAGTACTTGCAAAAGAGCGGAATACCCCTTTCAGCCAGTTATGGAGAAATCTCATTCTTGAAAGATTTCTAACACGGCTATGCAAGTCGCCCTTCAGAAGTAAATTTATTCTCAAGGGGGGAACTTTATTAGCCAAATATTTGCCAATAGGAAGAGAAACAAAAGATCTCGACTTCTTTGTTGATAACCTTTCTCTACAGAGCTTGGCTGTTACCAACGCTATTAAAGAAATTTGCCAGATCGACCTTCAGGACCACTTTATGTTTGAATTGGTTAAAGCGGAACCCTTAACACACCCTGACAAGCCTTATCCAGGAACATACCTTCAGCTTTTAGCAAAGTTTGGTGCAACTAAAACCTATGGGGTGTGA
- the ychF gene encoding redox-regulated ATPase YchF, whose product MSNLSCGIVGLPNVGKSTLFNALLKKVQAGAENFPFCTIEPNVGIVNVPDDRLDVLSKLSKSKKVLPATMTFVDIAGLVKGASKGEGLGNQFLANIRETDAIVHVVRCFEDDEVVHVEGKIDPIGDIEVINLELILADLQMAQNSLQKIERQAKGNKALMPTQNLLQKIIDHLNENQPVRSIELTKEEKELLKTYHFITAKKVIYAANLSEEEITTLDSPHYRAVQEYAAKEKSQLLPFCAKLEEELAQLSEEEAAEYLDSLGLKEPGLNRLIKTSFETLGLITFLTTGEQETRAWTVPAGSPAPEAAGKIHTDIQKGFIRAEVVTFDDMVACSGRVGAKEAGKARSEGKDYTVQDGDVILFFHN is encoded by the coding sequence ATGAGCAATCTTTCTTGCGGCATCGTTGGTCTTCCCAACGTCGGAAAATCGACCCTTTTCAACGCCCTTTTAAAAAAGGTGCAGGCAGGGGCAGAAAATTTTCCCTTTTGCACCATCGAGCCCAACGTCGGGATCGTCAACGTTCCCGATGACCGCCTTGACGTTCTCTCCAAACTTTCGAAGAGCAAAAAAGTTCTCCCTGCCACCATGACCTTTGTCGATATTGCCGGCCTGGTTAAAGGGGCCTCCAAAGGAGAAGGTTTGGGCAACCAGTTCCTCGCCAATATCCGAGAAACCGACGCCATTGTCCATGTGGTCCGCTGCTTTGAAGATGACGAGGTGGTCCATGTCGAAGGGAAGATTGACCCCATTGGCGATATCGAAGTGATCAACTTAGAGCTCATCCTTGCTGACCTTCAAATGGCCCAAAATAGCCTCCAAAAAATTGAGCGTCAAGCGAAGGGAAATAAAGCCCTTATGCCAACCCAAAACCTCCTACAAAAAATCATCGATCATCTCAATGAAAATCAGCCGGTCCGCTCTATCGAGCTCACCAAAGAAGAAAAAGAGCTCCTGAAAACCTACCACTTCATTACCGCAAAAAAGGTGATCTACGCTGCCAACCTTTCTGAAGAGGAGATCACCACCCTCGACTCCCCTCACTACCGCGCTGTCCAAGAGTATGCCGCCAAAGAAAAAAGTCAGCTCCTCCCCTTCTGCGCCAAGCTTGAGGAGGAGCTCGCCCAACTTTCTGAAGAAGAGGCTGCCGAGTATCTCGACTCCCTAGGGCTCAAAGAGCCTGGACTCAACCGCCTCATCAAGACCAGCTTCGAAACGCTAGGCCTGATCACCTTCCTCACAACGGGTGAGCAAGAGACCCGCGCCTGGACCGTCCCGGCGGGTTCCCCCGCCCCCGAAGCTGCCGGTAAGATCCACACCGACATCCAAAAGGGGTTTATCCGCGCCGAGGTGGTCACCTTCGACGATATGGTCGCCTGCTCAGGCCGCGTTGGGGCCAAAGAAGCGGGCAAAGCCCGCTCCGAAGGGAAGGACTACACCGTCCAAGATGGGGATGTAATCCTCTTTTTCCATAATTAA
- the sctU gene encoding type III secretion system export apparatus subunit SctU: protein MAEKTEKATPKKLRDARKKGQVAKSKDFPSAFTFITSFALIVATSGYFFKNLAGFMVTVFTGIGRGGEGDSLFSQIPMYLMAAIQVIFNTSMPFMILISLVGVIVNFLIVGPLFSMQAMKPDIKKLNPVTNLKGMFKLKTFIELLKSIMKIAGAVILIYSVVKNSLPEIIATAAMPIMGSAIVFSKFLVKVAVRVGIFFLAVAIFDLVFQRKNFAKEMKMEKFEVKQEYKDTEGNPEIKGKRRQAQQEIAYQDGPPVARRARAVITNPIHLAIALTYDAEEDPAPKILIMGKGVTAENIVKVAQEHHVPIMRNVPLAQELYNKGTIGHYIPEETYEAIAEVLKWLDTIEATAEPEYNIDIFK from the coding sequence ATGGCTGAGAAAACCGAAAAGGCGACCCCAAAGAAGCTGCGCGATGCGCGCAAAAAAGGGCAAGTCGCCAAATCTAAAGACTTCCCCTCTGCTTTTACTTTTATTACCTCCTTTGCGCTGATTGTGGCTACTTCGGGCTATTTTTTTAAAAATCTAGCAGGCTTCATGGTCACGGTCTTTACCGGAATTGGCCGCGGAGGAGAGGGAGACTCCCTTTTTTCACAAATTCCGATGTATCTCATGGCTGCTATCCAGGTAATCTTTAATACCTCAATGCCTTTTATGATCTTGATCTCACTGGTAGGAGTAATCGTTAACTTTTTAATTGTCGGCCCCCTTTTCTCGATGCAAGCGATGAAGCCCGACATCAAAAAGCTTAACCCGGTGACTAACCTCAAGGGGATGTTTAAGCTCAAGACCTTTATCGAGCTTTTGAAGTCGATCATGAAGATCGCTGGTGCGGTTATTTTAATCTACTCGGTAGTAAAAAATAGCCTCCCTGAGATTATCGCAACGGCAGCGATGCCGATCATGGGAAGCGCCATTGTCTTTAGTAAGTTTTTGGTTAAAGTGGCGGTGCGGGTCGGCATTTTCTTCCTCGCTGTGGCCATTTTTGACCTCGTTTTCCAAAGGAAAAACTTTGCAAAAGAAATGAAGATGGAAAAGTTCGAAGTCAAACAAGAATACAAAGATACCGAAGGAAACCCCGAAATCAAGGGAAAAAGACGGCAAGCACAGCAAGAAATTGCCTACCAAGATGGTCCCCCAGTAGCAAGGCGGGCACGGGCGGTCATCACCAATCCCATCCATCTTGCCATTGCTTTAACCTATGATGCTGAAGAAGATCCCGCTCCAAAAATCCTCATTATGGGAAAAGGAGTAACAGCGGAAAATATTGTAAAAGTCGCTCAAGAACACCATGTTCCGATTATGAGAAATGTTCCTTTAGCTCAAGAACTATACAATAAAGGGACAATCGGTCATTATATACCTGAAGAGACCTATGAAGCGATTGCTGAGGTCTTGAAGTGGCTTGACACTATTGAAGCAACAGCAGAACCTGAATACAACATTGACATCTTTAAATAA
- a CDS encoding ATP-binding protein, whose product MKRDIYPHLETWKTSSRRKPLIINGARQVGKTHALKYFGNTSYEKVAYFNFEKEEKLSQYFESTLDPKKLLQTLAIHAEVDIDPQKTLLIFDEVQECPKALNSLKYFCEEANEYHVAAAGSLLGVKMAQEKGFPVGKVNFLHMYPLTFFEFLSALGHEKTRTFLEEYSAYEPLPNPMHDKLIALLKLYFFIGGMPEAVSEYTKSENLNTVREVQLEILDAYEKDFAKHAPPNEIMKITTVWKEIHRQLAKENKKFIFAAIRKSARGRDYEEAIQWLLDAGLIHKSDLVKSPKFPLSAYASSNIFKIFLSDVGLLGAQSSLSPQVVIDGDILFTEFKGALTENYIAQELTATCQKKLYYWVSEGIAEVDFLIEEGHGIFPLEVKAGTSQKKKSLVTYAKKYAPSKLLRTSPMNLKHDGDIYNIPLYFISRLEKLEQEK is encoded by the coding sequence ATGAAAAGAGATATTTACCCCCATTTAGAGACCTGGAAGACCTCCTCTAGACGCAAACCACTTATAATCAATGGCGCAAGGCAGGTTGGAAAGACCCATGCTCTCAAATATTTTGGGAACACTTCTTATGAAAAAGTAGCCTACTTTAACTTCGAAAAAGAGGAAAAACTCTCTCAGTATTTCGAAAGCACTTTAGATCCCAAAAAGCTCCTTCAAACATTAGCGATCCATGCAGAAGTGGACATTGACCCTCAAAAGACCCTTTTGATCTTCGATGAGGTTCAAGAATGTCCCAAAGCGCTTAATAGCCTGAAGTATTTTTGCGAGGAAGCAAATGAGTACCATGTTGCAGCAGCAGGGTCACTTCTTGGGGTCAAGATGGCTCAAGAAAAGGGCTTCCCTGTAGGCAAAGTCAATTTTCTCCATATGTATCCCCTAACGTTCTTTGAGTTTCTCTCGGCTCTAGGACATGAAAAAACGCGTACATTTTTAGAAGAGTATTCGGCGTATGAGCCCCTTCCCAATCCGATGCATGATAAACTGATTGCACTTCTCAAGCTCTACTTTTTTATTGGGGGGATGCCTGAAGCAGTTTCTGAATATACCAAATCTGAAAACTTGAATACTGTAAGGGAAGTACAATTGGAAATCTTAGATGCTTATGAGAAAGACTTTGCAAAACATGCCCCTCCTAATGAAATCATGAAAATCACCACTGTTTGGAAAGAGATCCACCGACAGCTTGCCAAAGAAAATAAGAAGTTTATTTTTGCAGCGATTCGAAAAAGTGCCCGGGGAAGGGACTATGAAGAGGCAATTCAGTGGCTCTTAGATGCAGGGCTGATTCATAAAAGCGATCTTGTTAAGTCTCCTAAATTTCCTTTAAGCGCCTATGCCAGTAGCAACATCTTCAAGATCTTCTTATCAGATGTTGGACTTTTGGGTGCACAAAGTAGCCTTTCTCCCCAGGTAGTTATCGATGGGGACATTTTATTTACCGAGTTTAAGGGAGCTTTGACAGAAAACTATATTGCGCAAGAGCTCACCGCAACGTGTCAGAAAAAACTCTATTACTGGGTAAGTGAAGGAATTGCAGAGGTCGACTTTCTCATCGAAGAGGGCCACGGTATTTTTCCTCTAGAAGTGAAGGCAGGGACAAGTCAGAAAAAGAAAAGTCTTGTGACCTATGCTAAAAAATATGCCCCATCAAAACTCTTGCGAACAAGCCCCATGAACCTGAAGCATGATGGAGACATTTACAACATTCCACTCTACTTTATTTCCCGCCTTGAAAAGTTGGAGCAAGAGAAGTAA
- the rbfA gene encoding 30S ribosome-binding factor RbfA, whose amino-acid sequence MTRRTERLNSLLKEVITEVIRKDVRNPKVSEFTTVTEVDISKDLHHAKVYISIIGNDEQRKGTVEALESAAGFIGVHASKKVVMHHFPTLTFRLDTSVDKQMKIDSLLKKIHEEEASRKNHE is encoded by the coding sequence ATGACAAGACGTACAGAACGACTAAACTCCCTTTTAAAAGAGGTGATTACCGAGGTGATTCGGAAGGATGTCCGCAACCCAAAAGTCTCTGAGTTTACCACCGTGACCGAAGTGGACATCTCGAAAGATCTCCACCATGCCAAGGTTTACATCAGCATCATTGGCAATGATGAACAGCGGAAGGGGACGGTTGAAGCGCTAGAAAGTGCTGCCGGCTTTATCGGCGTCCACGCCTCCAAAAAGGTGGTGATGCACCACTTCCCGACTCTTACCTTTCGCCTCGACACTTCTGTCGATAAGCAGATGAAAATCGACTCCCTTTTAAAGAAGATTCATGAGGAAGAAGCCTCTCGAAAAAACCATGAGTGA
- the infB gene encoding translation initiation factor IF-2, whose amino-acid sequence MAKSLKLKVKNAQLAEALKINKAKKEEEEKKKAEANKPKKAAAPKKAAPPKKEVTVPKKEAPPPLEKKPAQKKAKKEEPRGLPRVKIKSGPPKKEKASPAAETKPKTVQDLKKQEKARPPSFKEEKGFKAQLDRRPAGRLKPETGGRFDARDRQGLRVGEERAYRRRPRRFRPKRNEAEIIRPKEISVRIPISVKDLAQGMKRKASDLISKLFMQGIAITINDYLDDETTIQLLGHEFGCEIKIDTSEEERLKITDKTIQEEIQESDPSKLEARAPVIAFMGHVDHGKTSLIDAIRKSDIAGGEAGAITQHIGAFKCHREQGDITILDTPGHEAFTLMRQRGTAVTDVIVLVVAGDEGIMPQTEEAIKLAKGAGTSLVVAINKCDKEGFNADNVFRQLADHELLPEAWGGDVITVNCSAQSGEGIPALVEMLVLQSDVLELKANPEMRARGTVIESQMHKGFGSVATVLVQNGTLRLGDALVFEDLYARVKTMHDEHGKPVKVAGPSTPVKITGLSGVPEAGCEFIVVGSEKEARKLSEERASGAKREKLKRGRGELESFMTRHQELEEKKVVTLILRADVQGSVEAIKNSLLAIKTDKVELNFINEGVGEISESDVELAAASNAVIIGFHTQVESHAEDLIKRNKVVIKRRDIIYQIIDDVKEIMLESLDKVRHETEKGTAEVKQVFKSSHLGLIAGCIVTDGAIKRDYYAKLVRDGEVIHEGNIGSLKRVKEDVKEVTKGMECGILLHKFSDYQEGDLIKTFEITYIQQEL is encoded by the coding sequence TTGGCCAAAAGCTTAAAACTAAAAGTTAAAAATGCCCAGCTCGCCGAAGCACTAAAAATCAATAAGGCGAAGAAAGAAGAAGAGGAAAAGAAAAAGGCTGAAGCTAACAAGCCTAAGAAAGCTGCTGCGCCTAAAAAGGCCGCTCCCCCTAAAAAAGAGGTGACGGTTCCTAAGAAAGAAGCTCCTCCTCCGCTTGAGAAAAAGCCTGCTCAAAAAAAGGCCAAAAAAGAGGAGCCAAGGGGGCTTCCTCGCGTTAAAATAAAGTCAGGACCTCCTAAAAAAGAGAAGGCATCTCCTGCTGCTGAAACCAAACCTAAAACAGTTCAAGACCTCAAAAAGCAGGAAAAAGCGCGCCCCCCCTCTTTCAAAGAGGAAAAAGGGTTTAAAGCTCAGCTTGACCGCCGCCCTGCAGGACGGCTCAAGCCCGAAACCGGCGGCCGTTTTGATGCACGTGATAGGCAAGGACTGCGCGTGGGAGAAGAGCGGGCCTACCGCCGTCGCCCCCGCCGCTTTAGGCCAAAACGGAACGAGGCAGAAATCATCCGCCCTAAAGAGATTTCTGTTCGGATCCCTATCTCGGTGAAAGATCTCGCTCAAGGGATGAAACGAAAAGCCTCTGATTTAATCTCAAAGCTCTTCATGCAAGGGATTGCGATCACCATTAACGACTATCTTGATGACGAAACAACAATCCAACTTCTTGGTCACGAATTTGGGTGCGAAATCAAGATCGACACCTCTGAAGAAGAGCGGCTCAAAATCACCGATAAAACGATCCAAGAAGAGATTCAAGAATCTGACCCCTCTAAGCTGGAAGCTCGTGCTCCCGTCATCGCCTTTATGGGTCATGTCGACCATGGAAAAACAAGTCTTATCGATGCGATCCGTAAAAGTGATATCGCAGGGGGGGAAGCAGGAGCGATCACCCAACATATCGGTGCCTTTAAATGTCATCGCGAACAGGGAGATATCACCATTTTAGATACCCCGGGTCACGAGGCCTTTACCCTCATGCGTCAGCGGGGAACAGCGGTCACCGATGTGATTGTTCTCGTCGTCGCCGGAGACGAAGGGATCATGCCTCAGACCGAAGAGGCGATTAAGCTTGCCAAAGGGGCAGGAACCTCTCTTGTTGTTGCGATCAATAAGTGTGACAAAGAGGGTTTTAATGCGGATAACGTCTTCCGCCAACTTGCCGACCATGAACTCCTCCCCGAAGCTTGGGGTGGCGATGTGATCACCGTCAACTGCTCTGCTCAGTCCGGAGAAGGGATCCCAGCTCTTGTAGAGATGCTCGTCCTCCAATCCGATGTCCTAGAACTCAAGGCAAATCCTGAAATGCGGGCGCGTGGAACAGTGATCGAATCCCAAATGCATAAAGGCTTTGGATCAGTCGCAACCGTCCTTGTCCAAAATGGAACCCTCCGCCTAGGCGATGCCCTTGTCTTTGAAGATCTCTATGCGCGGGTCAAGACAATGCATGACGAACATGGCAAACCGGTTAAAGTCGCTGGTCCCTCTACCCCTGTAAAGATCACCGGCCTATCGGGTGTTCCCGAAGCGGGGTGTGAATTTATCGTCGTTGGAAGTGAAAAAGAGGCCCGTAAACTCTCCGAAGAAAGAGCCTCTGGAGCGAAGCGAGAAAAACTGAAACGGGGACGAGGAGAGCTGGAAAGCTTTATGACCCGCCACCAAGAACTCGAAGAGAAAAAGGTGGTTACTCTTATCCTCCGCGCCGATGTTCAAGGCTCTGTCGAAGCGATTAAAAACTCCCTCCTTGCGATTAAAACCGACAAGGTGGAGCTCAACTTTATCAATGAAGGTGTTGGGGAAATCTCTGAGTCGGATGTCGAACTTGCTGCCGCCTCAAATGCTGTGATTATCGGCTTCCATACCCAAGTGGAAAGTCACGCCGAAGATCTGATCAAGCGGAATAAAGTGGTCATCAAAAGACGGGACATCATCTACCAAATCATCGACGATGTCAAAGAGATCATGCTCGAGTCGCTCGATAAGGTACGTCATGAAACCGAAAAAGGAACCGCTGAAGTCAAACAGGTCTTTAAGTCGTCTCACCTAGGCCTTATCGCTGGATGTATCGTTACCGATGGAGCGATCAAACGGGACTACTATGCAAAACTTGTCCGCGATGGAGAGGTCATCCACGAGGGAAATATTGGCTCTCTGAAGCGGGTTAAAGAAGATGTCAAAGAGGTCACTAAAGGAATGGAGTGTGGAATCCTCCTCCACAAGTTTTCCGACTACCAAGAGGGTGACCTGATCAAAACCTTCGAAATCACCTATATCCAACAGGAGCTATGA